A part of Oncorhynchus kisutch isolate 150728-3 linkage group LG2, Okis_V2, whole genome shotgun sequence genomic DNA contains:
- the LOC109864620 gene encoding inhibitor of Bruton tyrosine kinase-like: MSVVMANPDCTPKCRSVRHADEVVAALTRGSEGSLRGFLNAHCHNAATLRDAFGRTALHLAASLGKRALLEWMLESKSPDLMVKDKESGWTALHRSVFYGHIHCLMSLIKHGGILSTQDKEGLSVLDLTMKDRPAHVVFTKTDPTEVYTWGNNTNFSLGHGNQESRHHPEIVDLFARTRVYIKQVVLCKFHSVFLSQKGQVYTCGHGQGGRLGHGDEQTYLVPRMVEGLLSHHCSQVAAAKDHTVVLTEEGYVYTFGLNTFHQLGLAPPPASSHLPKQVFSKTLKGRTVIGVAAGRFHTVLWTREAVYTVGLNGGQLGYLLDPNGERCVTAPRQVSALYHKDVTIAMAVASNGATLVVTEKGDVYLLADYQCKKLASRQLNIRKVLVSGGSLDHRVDPQVLNEGGGEKVAILALDEAGRVFCWRSVGGSVRQCRWAYGRQVFMSDIALSRNNMMFVTQEGEGFSGQWHGEYRKSVEKKDGSVEVCGYPEGGTVYERIRLEKLPYVHRAVSITMDSKGRNFGVLQSDPKTSLFEIPSVSPSSFSQHFRGLLEEADETDSIHDLTLQAGDRTFPAHKYLLSMRSEFFRKQLVPDGREGDGEVRRSKDAVGCDLLVVETVSPEMLEHVLEFIYTDSCDLLVQGHRPRVFGQNQNQQGPEQEQLISSLQDLGFHEGNLRDRLALEVYRSLTPSARGDGDKPKSKGTKPGKKGKGGKAGAGEGGRVNPVKTLQGVAKKLGMGSLSARLDGVQYDNGKINVVLKMTANKPRYNQKKCSYLCDVTLRSEDGKEFPCHKCVLCARLEYFHSMLGNPWIEATSCSALEMPTSSEILQVILEYVYTDESPTIKESLNVEFVCNVLVVADQLLITRLKEMCEVAITENLTLKNAAELLQFSAMYNAEQLKLSCIQFIVHNMAALLESKALDILSDDVLVELSASYRRMIPAMQKRLITPYPDAPDLTVYEDMDSSFSAKAAAELDYSCRETLLKKAKLKAKRKPRRRSDSSGGYTLSDIIQSPPAAVLSPSLVKSGKTNSVESLQELMTSDSEGSYKDVRSPRNLQSPVFHDRPEEGRAEGGPRLKTPPSTPTTATMRNGLPAEPPKSSVPEHIPKVTASPALSRPVLDIRAIMDMEASSKTQSLRATPKSPFGVGSSSKQSPLPAKLSQKQRKMIAMATKEGSAECALSKSPPVIPPSKNGKAWATPVQTPPSSRAFRDLLVEEESLVRNGRPGSPGKPVAQGPLVSAARRVNFKCTAKLPSEPERPAGPWVLGVAGSPPTASMVTFASIVEEEKQQEAALIRSREKLLALIQIEEAAIQELLYHYGTRNNPDEMIVVERCVQGPIAIPFWNKH, from the exons ATGAGCGTGGTGATGGCAAACCCGGACTGCACGCCAAAATGCCGCTCCGTGCGGCATGCAGATGAAGTGGTGGCGGCGCTGACGCGGGGTTCAGAGGGGAGCCTGCGGGGCTTCCTCAACGCCCACTGCCACAACGCGGCCACACTGAGGGACGCCTTCGGTCGCACGGCCCTGCACCTGGCCGCATCACTGGGCAAGAGGGCCCTGCTGGAGTGGATGCTTGAGAGCAAGAGCCCTGACCTCATGGTGAAGGACAAGGAGTCTGGCTGGACCGCCCTGCACCGCAGTGTCTTCTACGGACACATTCACTGCCTCATGTCACTCATTAAG CATGGTGGCATTCTCTCCACCCAGGATAAGGAGGGCCTCTCTGTCCTGGACTTAACCATGAAGGACAGACCAGCACATGTGGTGTTTACGAAGACGG accccACTGAGGTTTATACCTGGGGGAACAACACCAATTTCAGTCTGGGGCACGGGAACCAGGAGAGCAGGCATCACCCGGAGATTGTGGATCTGTTTGCCCGTACCAGGGTTTACATCAAACAG GTGGTGCTGTGTAAGTTCCACTCCGTGTTCCTGTCTCAGAAGGGGCAGGTGTATACATGTGGACACGGGCAGGGAGGTCGGCTAGGACACGGGGACGAACAGACATATCTG GTTCCTCGGATGGTGGAGGGGCTCCTGTCTCATCACTGCTCCCAGGTGGCTGCAGCCAAGGACCACACGGTGGTGCTGACCGAGGAGGGCTATGTCTACACCTTTGGCCTCAACACCTTCCACCAGCTGGGACTGGCTCCCCCGCCCGCCTCCAGCCACCTGCCCAAACAG GTATTCTCCAAGACTCTTAAAGGCAGGACTGTTATTGGTGTAGCAGCGGGGAGATTCCACACAGTTCTGTGGACCAGGGAGGCTGTCTACACAGTGGGACTGAACGGAGGGCAGCTGG GCTACCTGTTGGACCCCAACGGGGAGAGGTGTGTGACCGCGCCTCGCCAGGTGTCTGCCCTCTACCACAAGGACGTCACCATCGCCATGGCAGTGGCCAGTAATGGGGCAACGTTGGTGGTGACCGAGAAGGGAGATGTCTACCTGCTAGCTGACTATCAGTGCAAGAAGTTGGCATCCAG ACAACTGAACATCCGGAAGGTCCTTGTGAGCGGAGGCAGCCTGGACCATCGTGTGGACCCCCAGGTCCTgaatgagggagggggagagaaggtggCCATCCTGGCCCTGGATGAAGCTGGGAGG GTTTTCTGCTGGCGCTCAGTGGGCGGTTCGGTGAGACAATGCAGGTGGGCATACGGGCGCCAGGTGTTCATGTCAGACATCGCCCTGAGCAGGAACAACATGATGTTTGTCACACAGGAAGGGGAGGGCTTCAGCGGACAGTGGCACGGAGAGTACAGGAAGAGCGTGGAGAAGAAAG ATGGGAGTGTGGAGGTGTGTGGTTACCCAGAGGGTGGAACTGTGTACGAGCGAATCCGCTTGGAGAAGCTCCCCTATGTCCACCGTGCGGTCAGCATCACCATGGACTCCAAGGGACGCAACTTTGGAGTGCTGCAGTCTGACCCTAAAACCAG CCTGTTTGAGATTCCCAGCgtatctccctcctccttctcccaacacTTCCGGGGCCTGCTGGAGGAAGCGGACGAGACTGACAGCATCCACGACTTGACCCTGCAGGCTGGAGACCGCACCTTCCCCGCCCACAAGTACCTCCTGTCCATGAGGTCCGAGTTCTTCAGGAAGCAGCTGGTGCCGGACGGACGGGAGGGTGAcggggaggtgaggaggagcaAGGATGCGGTGGGCTGTGACCTGCTGGTGGTGGAGACTGTGAGCCCTGAGATGCTGGAGCACGTCCTGGAGTTCATCTACACCGACTCCTGTGATCTGCTGGTGCAGGGCCACCGGCCTCGAGTCTTCGGTCAGAACCAGAATCAACAGGGCCCGGAGCAGGAGCAGCTGATCAGCAGCCTGCAGGACCTGGGCTTCCATGAGGGCAACCTGAGGGACCGCTTGGCCCTGGAAGTGTACCGCTCGCTGACCCCATCGGCCCGAGGGGACGGAGACAAGCCCAAAAGCAAGGGCACCAAGCCTGGGAAAAAAGGCAAGGGAGGCAAGGCTGgagctggagagggaggaagagtcaACCCGGTCAAGACCTTACAGGGCGTGGCCAAGAAGCTCGGCATGGGGAGTCTGTCGGCACG TTTGGATGGAGTGCAATATGACAACGGGAAGATCAATGTAGTGCTTAAGATGACGGCAAACAAGCCACGATATAACCAGAAAAAGTG CTCCTACCTCTGTGATGTCACTCTGAGGTCTGAGGATGGCAAGGAGTTCCCCTGTCACAAGTGTGTGCTGTGTGCCAGACTTG AGTATTTCCACAGTATGCTGGGGAACCCCTGGATAGAG GCCACTTCTTGTAGTGCCCTAGAGATGCCCACCAGctcagagatactgcaggtcatCCTAGAATATGTCTACACTGACGAGTCTCCCACTATCAAAG AGTCTCTCAATGTGGAGTTTGTCTGCAACGTGTTGGTGGTGGCCGATCAGCTTCTCATCACCCGACTGAAGGAGATGTGTGAGGTGGCCATCACTGAGAACC TGACGCTGAAGAACGCTGCGGAGCTGCTGCAGTTTTCTGCCATGTACAACGCTGAGCAGCTCAAACTGTCCTGCATCCAGTTCATCGTGCACAACATGGCTGCCCTGCTCGAGTCCAA agcGCTGGATATCCTGAGTGATGACGTGCTGGTGGAGCTCTCTGCCTCCTACAGGAGGATG ATTCCGGCCATGCAGAAGCGACTGATCACGCCATACCCAGACGCCCCGGACCTCACTGTGTACGAGGACATGGACTCTTCATTCAGCGCTAAAGCTGCCGCTGAACTAGACTACTCCTGCAG ggAGACTCTGTTGAAGAAGGCCAAGTTGAAGGCCAAAAGAAAACCTAGGCGACGCTCCGACAGCTCAGGGGGTTACACCCTTTCTGACATCATCCAGAGCCCACCTGCtgcag tcctctctcccagcctggTCAAGTCAGGAAAGACCAACTCCGTGGAGTCTCTGCAGGAGCTGATGACATCTGACTCTGAGGGCAGCTACAAGGATGTGCGCAGCCCCCGAAACCTCCAGAGTCCCGTATTCCACGACAGGCCCGAGGAGGGGAGGGCTGAAGGAGGTCCCAGGTTGAAGACGCCTCCCAGCACCCCCACCACCGCCACCATGCGGAACGGCCTCCCCGCCGAACCCCCAAAGAGTTCTGTTCCAGAGCACATCCCCAAGGTCACAGCCAG tcctGCTCTGTCACGTCCTGTCTTGGATATCAGGGCCATCATGGATATGGAAGCCAGCTCAAAGACTCAAAGTCTCAGAGCCACTCCCAAAAGTCCTTTCGGTGTTGGCAGCAGTAGCAAGCAGTCCCCTCTCCCAGCCAAGCTTTCCCAGAAGCAGAGGAAGATGATTGCCATGGCAACCAAGGAGGGCAGTGCAGAGTGTGCCCTATCCAAATCGCCACCAGTCATTCCTCCCTCAAAGAATGGGAAAGCATG gGCCACTCCGGTCCAGACACCCCCTTCGTCTCGAGCTTTCCGGGACCtcctggtggaggaggagagcctGGTCAGGAACGGGAGGCCAGGGTCCCCGGGAAAGCCAGTTGCTCAGGGGCCTCTGGTCTCTGCTGCCAGGAGGGTCAACTTCAAATGTACTGCTAAGCTCCCCAGCGAGCCAGAGAGACCCGCTGG